The Perognathus longimembris pacificus isolate PPM17 chromosome 12, ASM2315922v1, whole genome shotgun sequence genome includes the window GAGAGCAAGAGACAACAGGCTTCATTAAAAGGTAAATGTCAAACACTGCAGCAAATAACCATAAATTATTGAATAAAGTCGGacattcattttcttgttttttttttttttttttttttttttttttttgtgccagtcctgggccttggactcagggcctgagcactgtccctggcttctttttgctcaaggctagcactatgccccttgagccacagcggcacttctggccattttctatatatgtggtgctagggaatcaaacccagggtttcatgtatacgaggtgagcactcttgccactaggccatattcctagccccggaCATTCATTTTCTTAAGAGAACAACTCTAACTCTTCTCCAacattctttctgtgtgtgtatgtaccagtactggggcccaggtgctgtcactgagtttcatttgctcaaggctaccactctactacttgagctacagtcactccagctttttctcaatagtttattggagatttttctgcccaggctgcattcaaaccatgatgcttagatctcagactcttcagtagctaggattacaggcatgggccaccagtgcccagctttccccCAACTttcttagttcttttcttttgtgctggtcctggggcttcaactccggGTCTGAGCTTATTTGctgaagcctagcactctaccacttgatccacagctccactcatgACTCTTTGGTGGTCAATTAGAGTCTCAtagcttttcctgcccaagctggctttgaactgcaatcctcagatctcagcctcctgagtagctaggattatagacatgtcactggtgcccagccattcTTAGTTCTTATAAGTACAAATGATGTCATATAAAATGTTAAGGCTGCAAATTTATATGGATTCAGGTGAATGGTTCATTCCATGTGAATTTTCTGGTGCTGAGTAAGCCTTGAGCTCCGATTGAAAGCTTTGCCACAGTCATTACATTTGTAAGGCTTCTCTCCGGTGTGAATTCTCTGATGTATAATGAGATGTGAACGCCACCTGAAGATTTTCTCACAGTCATCACATTGATGCAGTTTCTTCACAGTGTTGACTTTTTTACGGCTCACAAAGGTGGAACCTTCCAGAATGTTTCCAAATTCACAGAACCACTGGGCTCTAGTGTGAATTCTCTGGTGTTCAATGAGGTATGAGCTTCGGCTAAATGCCTTTCCACATTCACTACACTCATAGGGCTTCACTCCAGCATGAATTATCTGGTGCTGGAAAAGGGTTGAGttctgactgaaggctttcccacattcaCCACATTTGTAAGGCCTCTCCCCTGTGTGGACCCTCTGGTGGATAGTGAGCTGTGTGCTCATACTGAAAGCTTTTCCACACTGGAGACATTCATATGGCTTCTCTCCTTTATGGATCCTTTGATGGTAAATGAGGCTGGAGCTCtggctgaaggctttcccacagtcaCTGCAcacataaggtttctctccagtgtgaattcGCTGATGTTGAATAAGGTGTGAGCCCTGGACAAAGCCTTTCCCACACTCATCACACTTAAATGGTTTTTCTCCAGTGTGAGTTCTCTGATGGCGAATGAGCCTTGAGCTACAACCAAAAGCTTTTGTGCACTTGttgcatttataaggtttctctccagtgtgaatcAGTTGATGCTGACTCAGGCGAGAGATCCACCTGAAAGCTTTCCCACACTCCTCACACTTGAATGGCTTCTCCACAGCATGACTTCTCTGACATGCAAGAAAGCCTGGACTTTCTGAAGCTCTTGTTATTTGAGATTTCTCTCCAGCATGCATCCTCTGATGCTGGGTGAGAGTTGAGCTCTGGCTAAAGGCTTTGCCACACTCTTGGCATGGGTAGGGTCTCTCTCCAGTGTGAATCCTCTGGTGTCGGACCAGCTGTGATTGCtggctgaaggctttcccacagtctCGACAActgtagggcttctctccagtatgGATTCTCTGATGATggataaggcttgaactctgcccaaaggctttcccacattccTCACATctgtagggcttctctccagtatgAATTCTTTGATGCTGAATAAGTTTTGAGCTTAGGCGGAAGGCTTTTCCACACTCAACACATTTAAATggtctctctccagtgtgtattctctgatGCTGACTGAGCTGTGAGCACAGCCTGAAGACTTTCCCACAATTCtcacattcatagggcttctccccaCCACAGTTACTTGACGGTTTACTCTGTAGGCAGTCAGATAATTTCCTGTAGCATTCTTGACATCTGTTAGGTTTCTCCTGCATGTCTATTTCCCACTGTGGAGCCAGGAAAGAAGTAGGTCTGAAACATCTGCCGCACACTTCACATCTCTGTGGTGTCCCTTCCATACTATTTCTCTGATGTTCATCAAGCTGATAAGTCAAGACATTGGCCCCCAGCTCCTGGAGTTCCTGAGCAGCATCCTTCCGGAGGGTCTTTGAAGCCACAGTCTCCCTACATAAACAGTGCCTCTGAGAGAGGAAGCCCTTCACTCTCAGCCTATGACTGCATGGATGACTTCCTAACCAGACCTCAGAACTGCAAGTGTCTCCACAGCTAGGACCTTGTGGTTTGAGAATGCTCATGTCTTCACAGGCCTGCTCATGGTCAATCCTAATGGTATAgtctgaaacaaaataaaaacagttctTATGTCTTGAGCTCAGAGAAAGGGCAAAGACTACAAGTATTGGGTTAGTACTTCTAGGACAGGGTTGAATTGAGCACTGTGACACAGTCCAAGTAGAAATGTGGTACAAAGAAATACCAGGGGAAGgcattataatttattttccttggggcttgaactcagggcctcagagctgtccctgagctttgttgttctatgctagcactttaccacttgagccacagctccactactggctttctggtagttaacggagataagaatctcactgactttcctgcctgggctggcttggaactgcaatcataagatttcagcctcctgagtagctaggaatacaggcatgagctatgtagcccaggctggccttcaaatAGACCTTGACCCTGAAGACTTCTGGCACTATAGATAAGAGGTGTTTtttggggctgggtatatggcctagtggcaagagtgttgtctcgtatacatgaagccttgggttcgaatcctcagcaccacatatatagaaaaagctggaagtggtgctgtggctcaagtggtagggtggtagccttgagcaaagaagccagggacagtgctcaggccctgagttcatggcccaggactggcaaaaagcaaaacaaaacaaaagaggtgtttttctgttcctttactttgttgttgttgttgttaatagaGCTGGTGATAATAATGGCTGGGACAGGGTTTTGATACATAGCCCAAGGTGACCTTGCACTTGAAatcctctttcctcagcctccaaagtgctagaattataagtaAGCACCGCTAAACTAGCTCATTTGCTGTTTTTAGTCACTTGGATTGTGGTGCTGAGGCAGGGTagataagaaaaaatgaaatatgggAAATAACAGCAGAAATATAGGGATAACACTGTCTTAATAAATAGTTTGACCCTTTGACCATGTCTGCTTACCCAAATAACTAGTGTGCTCTGAGCTAGTGAGCAAGGACATATTAAAGAAACAAACTAGCTAGGCACAGGTGTCAtgtcatgtctgtgatcctagctattcaggaggctgagatctgaggattgcagttcaaagccagcccaggcaggaaagtccgtgagactctcatctccattaaccaccagaaaactggaagttgcgctatgactcaaagtggtagaacactaaccttgagctgaagagctcagggaaagcacccaggcccagagttcaagctcccacgacaacaacaacaacaacaacgtatCTTGGGAAATGAATCCTCCTCTCAACATAAAACATATTTAAGGGAGAAAACTTATCTTGGGGatgtgttggggactgttttgggcttggtggaggaagggtgccaagagcgagacgctgcccttcccccagccctgggacagtgtgggagggaggccctcccaccttccagcctcaaccggaaaagaagccccccccccccgcccctcgggaggcgaacacgtgcatgccaccatgatagggttgtccagcccacaaaggaagttccaggacatcacttgaggggcagcccagtcagccaatcagtcagtcaccccaagtccttccccttccgcctttgtcatcgtaataaatttctctgacccgccctctgggggctgagactcATCCCACTATTGCAGCGTTTCCCTGATgctttcttccccctctcccccccccccccgcccccgcactcctggtaacatgtgaggggactggggggaggggaggcttcagcaacctttcctcaacttagcccaagtccacgagagtatgccttggccttctgccagcagaaggcaaggccgagtgctctttcatagattttggggttcaagcattttccccgggagatcggggagaaagggatccatcagatcccgATAGGGATGGACACCTTTCTTGGTGGAGCATGTGACAGAATCTATATCTATGCTTGAAGGGATGTCCAAACAACAATAACCCAAGTTTAATAAGCAAGGTAACCTTAAGTTCT containing:
- the Znf7 gene encoding zinc finger protein 7 isoform X1, producing MDAHPPSLMEAVTFGDVAVHFSREEWQCLDSGQRALYKEVMLENHSSVAGLAGFLVLKPELISRLEKGQEPWVLDLQGTEGTEASWTSQTDYTIRIDHEQACEDMSILKPQGPSCGDTCSSEVWLGSHPCSHRLRVKGFLSQRHCLCRETVASKTLRKDAAQELQELGANVLTYQLDEHQRNSMEGTPQRCEVCGRCFRPTSFLAPQWEIDMQEKPNRCQECYRKLSDCLQSKPSSNCGGEKPYECENCGKVFRLCSQLSQHQRIHTGERPFKCVECGKAFRLSSKLIQHQRIHTGEKPYRCEECGKAFGQSSSLIHHQRIHTGEKPYSCRDCGKAFSQQSQLVRHQRIHTGERPYPCQECGKAFSQSSTLTQHQRMHAGEKSQITRASESPGFLACQRSHAVEKPFKCEECGKAFRWISRLSQHQLIHTGEKPYKCNKCTKAFGCSSRLIRHQRTHTGEKPFKCDECGKGFVQGSHLIQHQRIHTGEKPYVCSDCGKAFSQSSSLIYHQRIHKGEKPYECLQCGKAFSMSTQLTIHQRVHTGERPYKCGECGKAFSQNSTLFQHQIIHAGVKPYECSECGKAFSRSSYLIEHQRIHTRAQWFCEFGNILEGSTFVSRKKVNTVKKLHQCDDCEKIFRWRSHLIIHQRIHTGEKPYKCNDCGKAFNRSSRLTQHQKIHME
- the Znf7 gene encoding zinc finger protein 7 isoform X2, yielding MDAHPPSLMEAVTFGDVAVHFSREEWQCLDSGQRALYKEVMLENHSSVAGLGFLVLKPELISRLEKGQEPWVLDLQGTEGTEASWTSQTDYTIRIDHEQACEDMSILKPQGPSCGDTCSSEVWLGSHPCSHRLRVKGFLSQRHCLCRETVASKTLRKDAAQELQELGANVLTYQLDEHQRNSMEGTPQRCEVCGRCFRPTSFLAPQWEIDMQEKPNRCQECYRKLSDCLQSKPSSNCGGEKPYECENCGKVFRLCSQLSQHQRIHTGERPFKCVECGKAFRLSSKLIQHQRIHTGEKPYRCEECGKAFGQSSSLIHHQRIHTGEKPYSCRDCGKAFSQQSQLVRHQRIHTGERPYPCQECGKAFSQSSTLTQHQRMHAGEKSQITRASESPGFLACQRSHAVEKPFKCEECGKAFRWISRLSQHQLIHTGEKPYKCNKCTKAFGCSSRLIRHQRTHTGEKPFKCDECGKGFVQGSHLIQHQRIHTGEKPYVCSDCGKAFSQSSSLIYHQRIHKGEKPYECLQCGKAFSMSTQLTIHQRVHTGERPYKCGECGKAFSQNSTLFQHQIIHAGVKPYECSECGKAFSRSSYLIEHQRIHTRAQWFCEFGNILEGSTFVSRKKVNTVKKLHQCDDCEKIFRWRSHLIIHQRIHTGEKPYKCNDCGKAFNRSSRLTQHQKIHME